The genomic region TGTCTAAAAAGGACACTCATACAAATGTCTATGCAATAAGGTCGGCCACAAAATAGCTGTGTTCACACCTTTACATCACTAATGTTTCACTGCACGTCTTTAGTAAATCCAAAGTGTAGTTTCTAATAACAAAAGAAGGTTTGCACTGGCGCAAGCTGTAAATCTGGCACTTCTGTCATTTCTAACAGGTTTGTGATAGTGTTTGATGATGTTTTCCGGGTCTGTTTGCTTGCTCTACAGTGTCCTTACAGGACATCAACATGCGGAAAGCATTCAAGAGTTCCACTATTCAGGACCAGCAGGTGGTGTCCAGAAACTCCATCCCGAACCCTGTCATGGAGATGTACCATCGCTGTGACAAACCACCTCCTCTCAACATCCTCACGCCATACAGGTCTGTATATGCTTCAGCAAGAAAagtcacccagaaatgaaaatttgctgttaatttattcaccctcaggtcatcaaagatgtaggtgacttttttctTGAGTCTGTTTTATGGTTCATGTAAAAAGGTGACCTGCTGAAGACTTGTTTATTCACTTTATATGCTTTTAGACATGTAAAACATACATGCATCATTATTGGgtgctttaataatataattgctTATATGTGTCGTAATTGCAAGATTAGGTAAACAAACTGGTGAATCAGTAATTTGAACCAGAATTGACTGTCTGAAAGAACATGTTAATgtagtaaataatgttcagtttcttgcacagaccaatcatttCACTCCATAAAACCCCAATATATCGTCAGTATGCAATTCAAATGCATACATCTTAAATTCAGAgactaaaatagtttttaaatttcatttaaccTTCATTAGAAAAAAATAGATGCGAAATCATTAGACATATGTTAAAAAGAGTTACTGTGTGCACATCCCACCTTCtggcaggtgctggacaaagaaaGACTACTGAGGTGAAGAAATGTAATGTCCGCAACACTGCTAACtcccataatttattaaaaaacaagcaacgtttcgaccctcaggtcttcatcaggcttaatatcaatgtgaagtgaaatcacctttaaatagacacaggtgatcaccttaattagacacacacaaatacaagtcATGTGACAATTACAAGTCATAATAACCCCACTCATTACTCAGTTAAGGGAACAGTTGTATGGAGAAAACAATCAACATACATAGCCTACATGCAGAAACACAAATGCACTCATTGTAAGCATGGCTCGAACACAAATGTACTCATAAGAATGGCTTTATGTCAAAATCTTCATTAAGACCATAAGGAGATAATGTGTTTAAATAGTAAATCCAAAAAGTTTCCCGTTGGAGAAGCTTTTTACCATGATCACCTCCTCTAAACGGTTTGTTGACCTGCTCCACCCCAATATATCTAAGGGCGCTGACATTATGCCCAGCTAATTTAAAATGAGCAGCAACAGGACTACGTTCATCTCCTGTTCTGATGGTGCTTCTGTGCTCACTGATCCTAGTCCGTAGCGCTCTCGTTGTTTTACCAACATATGATAAGCCACATGGGcaactgattaaataaataacatgtgtgGTACTACATGTAATGGTGCCGCGAATAGATAGTGTCTTACCAGTGTGTGGatgattaaaatttttacatttatgcgtaTAGGAGCACTGGGCACAACTTCCACATCTATAATTACCCTCTGGCATGTTAAAAAAAGGAGTTGTAAGTTGTGGACGTATATCATTCTTAACTAGATGGTCTTTTAAGTTAGAAGCACGCTTAAAAATAAGCTTAGGTTTTTCTGGGAAGACTCTGATTAGTTTGGGGTCCGAATCAATAATGTGCCAATGTTTGTAAACAGATTTTCTAAATTCTGATACAAGTGGAGAGTATTTTACACAGCATAAAGGAGACTTGTTTGGGGGTTTTGTGCGTTTATTTGATCGAAGGCACTCATCTTGCGTTGTCTGATCAAAACGTTTTTTTGCCGAATCCACCCAATCTTGTTTGTACCCTCTATTGAGGAAGCTTTTTGTCAAGTCCGCAGCCTGCTTTGAGTAAGATGTGTTATCGCTGCATATTCTGTGTACACGATTAAACTGACTTATTGGGAGACTTTTGACCAACGGCCTGGGATGAAAACTATCCCCATGCAATATAGTGTTGCGATCTGTAGGCTTGCGAAAAAGATCAGTTTTTAAGACCGTACCATCTTTATATATCTGGATATCCAGAAAACTGATGAGTTGTTTATCATATTccagagtaaattttaaatgttcattacAAGAGTTCAAATACTCCTGAAAGTCATTTAATACATCCACTGTGCAATCAATAATCAGAAAAATATCGTCAATAAACCTCTTGTAAAATAAGATCTTAGAGTAAAATGGATTTCTCTGATGCAGCACAAATTGATTCTCAAAAAGACCCATAAATAAACAAGCATAATTAGGGGCCATTTTGCTTCCCATGGCAGTgcctttcttttgtttcttttgtagaTTAAGCCAAACGATTTAATTTCTAAGTAGGCCTACAGTGTTTTGTTGTCTAACAGGGATGACAAAAGAGATGGGCTCAAATTCTATACCGATCCAGCCTACTTTTTTAACCTTTGGAAGGAAAAGATGCTGCAAGCCACAGAAAACAAGAGGAAGGAGAAACGACGgcagaaggtgtgtgtgtttgtgtatggccagaaacatgcattatgtaaGTACACAGACTGCTTAAAGTATCAAATACATTGCAAGTGCATTCTTGCGTTATTGTGACGATAATAGACACATTATAAAACACAAGACCTGTCCTCAAACATGAAGGTTTAAATACACAAAATGGGATAAAAAGACACTGCAGAAAAGAGGAAATAGTAAACAAGAACGATAAGATACAAAACAGAACTTCAAACTAAAAGtgcaaacaacaaaagacaataaaatacattacagtatttgtaaatgcaagatatttaaagtatatttgcaAATGATACACtatagcacaatcaaatatacttcagtatatcttcaGCACCACTTCcttacaattaaagtgcattaagtacaaaattcgtTGTTCcagtttagcagactttaagtataccatttaagtatactaatataatacaattgcagggtatttttattaagtacataaatatgttaatgtatttgaAGTAGGCAATTTcagatacatttaaatatattttttatgacgGTAAATGCAATTTAGAGATTTACGCatttataatttacaattataaatgtacaattctgaaaaataagtcataattctgagaaataaaatctttgtgagatataaatagtcacagttatatatatatataataacaattctgactttattttctcacaattttgagcttatgtctcacaattctgacttttcctgcaactttgagtttaaatctcgcaattcatatttttttctttactttattgCTCAGAATTGCTTCTTTATATCTTACAAATCTGAcgtgcaattgtgagtttatatctcaaataGATAtaagacagaattgtgagatgtaaactcaaaaattgcaattaaaaaaaatctgaactggAAAATAAAAAGgcgtaattaccttttttttatgtttttatttagtggCGGAAACTGGCTTCCATGATATATCAATTGCATTACACTAGATTTTTTGCCATTGACCAATATGTTTCAGATTTCTCTTAAAAGTGTGAAgtggatttattatttttcacatcACAGCTCAGAATATTCTCTAGGGAAGGTATTGGGAATATTGCATGTTCTGGTAAAACATGGTAAGTTGGTAAAATAGATAATATGATGAAATagttgcatttttaaatgttggCTGCTAAAACAAAATTACTGATTAGACATAATATAGAGAGGATTGATTAAAATACAACAGAACTGTTGACATACCCAAGTGTAATTCTATATTGAACGATACAGAAAACATGATTGATTTTTGATGATCTGTTGTGAGATTGGtactaagtgttttgaaaatgtggaatttatttgtgaaaatttgccccaaaaagatttttttaaacttatagaaacatttccttttttctgcctTAGCAAGAGCAAAAGCACATAGAGGATCCCACTCGCGGGGTAAAGAAAGTCCGTAAAGCTCATAACCGGCGTCAGGAGTGGAACATGATGGCGTACGATAAGGAGTTTCGTCCGGACACTCGACTAACACCGTCTCCTTACCATGGCATGTCCTCTGAGGGATCTCTGTCTCCAGATCGGTGAGTCTCGTGATCTCTATACTGTATGCTCAAAccacttaaagaaatagttcacccaaaaatgaactgtGCTTTGACACCTCTCATTATACCAACAATATTCATTTTTGTTGGTTAACTCAGTTAGAAATGGCTCTTTAAGGTAACaacctaaaaaaaactttttatttaagtGTTTTAGGAAACATAGTCATGGAAGTGTACTTTCTTTAGCTTCAAGTACAGATTTGTTCAAATATactttttaagatttaaagtacactacaagtgcacaatCAGCTCACTTCATTTTCACTCAGGAGTCAAAATTGCCATTAGTTTATCAGCAATTAAGCAAGCTAAATAATAGTAGCATATAAGCAGTTATCGTGAATCCTAACTCAAATTCAGCAGAAATTGCCATAAAACGACTCATTTTGTAAGTTCATGGGCACatgcagttaaaaaaataaagaaattatgatTCATAGACAGTAGTTATATTTAACACACCCTTGAAAACAGTCAGCTTTAGTGTCATAAAAGTGAGATGAAAAACATCATTATGTAACTAGTGCACAAGTGGCCGGATTCATCTCATCCTTTTTTAgattaaaattagaaataaaaaatttaattattaaaaacacgCATATTCATTTAAGTACGATGGCTGAGAGGGCTCAGTgctctgaaaatgaaaaaaaaaacatgcaaatagaaaCAAAAATCACTTGCTaatcaagaaaacatcttcataaaTTTGACAACacacgcgctgcaaatactcacacaaacagcaacaAAGAAACAGCTTTCTGATGTGGTCTGTGcatatttgcagcacgtttctgtgtttggttttgttgtgagaatttgcagcatgtgtgtgtgttgtcaaattgatgaaggATGTTTTCTAAATTTGCAGGGgttttttctatttgcatatggtttttttttcatttgcagcaCGTTATGCTCTCTCAGCAACCATAGTTAAGTAttataaaacactgttttaaattaaaacctATTAGGAAATGCTTTCAATAATGCAGAGTCTTAAACTAGTAAAAagcattatattttgtttttgttgctcTGGGAACATGAGCATTTGTCatcatgaaatattattgtaCCTAGCAAGCTTCAGTAAAACAGAAAAgcagttttaattaaattatgttcattactcgttttaaataaaaagaGTGGAGAAGCGAAGCGCTAGACACAAGTCCAACTCAATAAAATTCATACAATTCTGGCGGTGTGTAGACCCAAAAATAGCTGAAAGATCAAAAAACAGAGGCTTGGACATGGCACTGATGAAGTAAAGTGACCCGTACtctgaattcatgctctgcatttaacccatacaagtgcacacacacagtagtgaacacacacacaccgtgaacacacccagagcagttggCAGCCATATTACTCATTTTAATGCATGACAACTAAATATACGTGAATGCATAAAGGGGATGACAATGACTCATACAATGTGGTtttcttcaaaaagaaaaaaaaagtacctttatgttaatttcaaataaataatttaggaaTTTAGCCGATGTTAATCTATTCACTACCTATGTTCATAGAGTGTATGATCAGAAATGAATTTCAGTATAACTCATAACTATATGTGCATGCTGTGTGTCTGAATATTGTTCTTTGCTGTAAACAAGATCTGGCATGTCAGATGAACACTCGTACCCAGCGAGTCCCAGTCACCCGCAGGAAGCAGGTGCAGCAGGAGCTGATGGGAAGGACACAGGCCCCACACAGACTCAGTCCCTGGACCGAGCGTATCGGCCCCAAGCCTCTGCCACCACCGCTGCACCTCGACAGCACTCTCTAGGACGCGTTCAGACCCACCACGGACCCCCAGCGGCAGACTCGTCCCTCAACGGACCCCGGCCAACAGCTGCCAAAGAATACAGGCATGTCACTCCTCTGACTAAAGTTTCagtatgtgtactgtatatatacttgaatagttcacccaaaaatttacatttgctaAAAATGTCCTCACTCTCAGCTCAGGCAGTCCAagataaggatgagtttgtttcttcatcagatttgaagaaatgtagcattgcatcagtgtctcatcagtggatgctctgcagtgaatgggtgccgtcagtccaagcagctgataaaagcatcacaataatcgacagcactccagtccatcagttaatgattttaactttaaaccattgcttcagtATAAAATTCAAGTCGATCATATTGCTTTCTCCATTGAAAAAGTCTGAATCAGGAGTGAAATACGCACAGATCACGCACCGTTTACAACAGTTCAAAACAACTATGTTggtagattttgatgtgaaaggacaacaggGTTGTTGGATGGGTTTTTTTCACTGGTGCAATCATTGTTATGGAttgtggactcatattttagctagaagcaatagtttgaagttaaaaatatcttgatcgattggtttcttacaaacaaagtttttcgcttcacaagatattaactgatggactggagtgctgtggattattgtgatgttttcatcagctgtttggactctcattctgacggcacccattcactgcaaagcatccattagagaacaagtgatgtaatgctacatttctacatatCTGTTCCCAcgtagaaacaaactcatctacatcttgtatggcctgagagtgtgtacattttcatttttggatgaactattcctttcagtAGAGTATCTCAAGTAACATTGTGAAGTTAATTAACCCAAACCTTACAAggggattagggatgtagaaaatggccatgcagaatatgtgctttattataagtactaataaacagccaaaatgttaataataggcatgttaataagaaactagttaatagtgagagtaATAGTGagagttgctaaaaaaaaaatggaagaaattGTTTTATAAAGACTGATCTTTACTTGTGTGAACTGTTCTTTTGAGCAATGATGGGATGTGACGAATACTCTTTTGGTGCAAAATAGTTCCTTAAACATTTCTCCTTTGTAATCACTTCTCAGGGGCCATCAAATCCTGGAGCATTTTGTCCCGCCTgcccctcctccacctcctcccctCATTCCTTCCTCCCAGACCGCCTTTGACAGCACGTCTGGACCTCCGTCACTGGCTCCGGGGACAGTGGTCTCATTCTCACGGCCCTACATCCCATCTCCTCCCACAGCTCCTCCTTCAGCCTACACTGCTTCACCTTCACATGCTGTAATGGGCGGCCCGCCTTTGGCCCCGCCCCCTCCTCCACCAGGACCCCCCACCCACACCCCATCCCCATCCCGAATAATACACCCGTCTGGAGAGTCTACTCTTCCCAGGAAGGGCCAGGTGCCTCTCATCCCCATGAGTGATGCCCGGAGCGACCTGCTGGCCGCCATCCGCAGAGGTTAGTATGCACAGGACAGAACTCAGTGTTCAGAATATTCTGTTGAATGAAGCATGTTCCTTgtgctgtttttattaattagaCTACTGAAGATTCAAGAAATAGCCTTAAAATAGGCCTTTTACACATTTACATGTATAATGTAAAAAGAgacgtgtatatatgtatatatatatatatatatatatatactggggtgcacataagtggtctggtttaagtttataaataaaacattaaaataatttaaattaataaaataataatttttatgttaaaataaaatagtattatcacactttattatttagcttattattttagtaaacaaaaaactaaataaactgcaataatattatcactattattattattattatcattatataaattttttatagttatatttgatGGGTCACACCATGTATCACCATGTGAGGACCAAATCAAATCTCTAGGTTACAATATGTGAACCAGACTTAAAAACGTATGTGCACccctgtgtatgtatgtgtgtgtgtgtgtgtgtgtgtgtgtgtgtgtgtgtgtgtgtgtgtgtgtgtatatacacttccagtcaaaagtttggaatcataaagatttttttaaagtattttctgttcatcaaggttgtgtttatttgatcaaaatacagtaaaaactgaaataaggtgaaatattattacagtttaaaatagctgtttgtatatattgtaaaaatgtactttattcctgtgatcgaagctgaattttcagcatcattgctcaagaaacatttactattgtttttgctgcttcatatttttttttattcaaaatttaagttcttttttaatgaaaaaagagaatgcttttatttagcaagggttcattaaattgatcaaaattgacagtaaagacatttttattgcTACAAATCATCAAGGAATCCTGGACAAATGTCACAGCTTCCACAGTAATATGAAGTAGCACAACGCATAAGAccacatcattctaatatgctgatttattatcagtgttggaaacagttgtgctgcttcatattttttcggaacgttcaaaagaatagcatttattcaaaatataatatttttcagtGTATTTAAGGCTATTACTTTTTATCAAGGTAACActtcttctttttaatgttttattcatcaaagaatcctgtaaaaagtatttcaggttccaaaaaaatattaagcggcacatctgttttaataaatcagcatattagaatgatttctgaagactggagtaatgatgctaaaaattcaactgcgcatcacagaaataaattatattatacaatatattgaATGCAGCCTCGAGGAGCAGGAAAGGCTTCTTAAAAATATTGAACTGTTGGCTCCTCCTCCAGGTTTCCAGCTTCGTAAGGTGCAAGAGCAGAGAGAACAGGAAGCCAAAAAAGAGCCAGTGGGTAACGATGTGGCCACCATCCTGTCCCGACGCATCGCTGTGGAGTACAGTGAATCAGACGAGGACTCTGAGCCGGAGGAGAACGAGTGGTCCGACTGAACCTGAGGAGGCGAGATCTGCAACCATAGTGCTGCTATTTTCCATTCCTGCACAGAGTACACACTCCTCATAAGATCAGAGGGACATCGGATGGGGCTAGCGAGGAGATCATGACAGAGAGGGAAGGAAACAGAATTAGTGCAATGCAAGGTGAAGGACACAGGGcaggtgcaaaaataaacagATGACAAGAAAGTTTGGTGAGGTAAGCACAGGAACCGTTAGAATACAGTTTGTCTAATTATCATAATGTACATTCAACATGCTAGCATTTCTTTAAGAGTCACCAAGAAAATGCTTAATGAAAAGAAATCGTTCTATGTTTCTGATTATATATTTTGGTAGCTGTCCAGAGAATATAGAGAAATACTTATCCATCTTTTGTGGTACACGAAAATGATGGTCAACAGTGGTATTAGCACTTTAGCACTAATTTGATGTTACAGATCATTGCCACAGTGTTGTTACACACACAAATGTGTCGTGAAATCTCTGGCTTGCTTCACATGAGATGCCCTGAATACAGTATGGACAATCAGATCATCGCTGTCAAAGAATTtctccttcaataccacaactctCCATTATCCAAAACTTGTCACTTGTGGACAGTGTTGTGATGAATATTTATACCCCAGTTAAGCAGTGAGTAAATTTCTTGATGCTCttgttgtttgcttttttatttctcTATTTCACAATATGGCCAATAATTTATTACTGCTTTAACTGTTTactaatcgtgtgtgtgtgtgtcaaatgaGGTGATGGAGTGCAAGGCGGTGTCGTCCGCTATTTTAGATTACTACAGTTTGTAACAATACTCTATAACTTACAAGTACTGTATCATTAATGTGTTTTACAATTTATTGTTGTATAGATTTTTGTAACACTGCTGAAAAGATGAAAAAGACAACCTTATGTTTAAGCTATCATGTTGTAGTAATATAGCCTGATATGCAtgtatgaataataaattaaattaaaataaatctacttaaatttttcatttattgaattttgcattttgcaaccattttttatgatttttgatGCATTCAGTCAGAATTTGCTAAATTTGTCTTTACTCTTGTTGACAAAAATTCTGGTCAAAATTCTGTTGTCCCTCTCAATCCTTAAgctctacaaaaaaaatatttttttcaccatTTTAAATTTTCTGGAAAACCTGCTTGTTCAAACTTctcttaaaaggttagttcatttCACACAAAACTTGGTATCTGGAGacaaaaaaatagcaaaataatttTCATACATCAAAACATTTGCAAAGATGTAAACCTATTAATTGGTCAAATTGACCTAAAGTATATCTGCCAAACACAATATTCaaacttaaaggattagttcacttccagaataaaaatgtcctgattatttattcacaaataaaaaatataaaaatgggaccaaaaattatttgaCCTGACAATGTTTTGcctaaatgtttcttatttaattgctaatgcaacctttggtaacactttagaataggtaacacctattagttgcttactAGCATGCATATCACTAGATTATTAGCTATGTATtagaaaaaacatattaaaaacatattaatgcattactctacttgaccttattctacatccctaatcttacccaatacctaaacctaactactaccttactattaa from Carassius carassius chromosome 47, fCarCar2.1, whole genome shotgun sequence harbors:
- the si:ch73-362m14.4 gene encoding actin-binding protein WASF3 produces the protein MPLVKRTIEPKHLCRGALPDGVTNELECVTNTALATIIKQLGGLSRHAEDIFGELFNEANSFYMRMNSLQERVDLLAVKVTQLDSTVEEVSLQDINMRKAFKSSTIQDQQVVSRNSIPNPVMEMYHRCDKPPPLNILTPYRDDKRDGLKFYTDPAYFFNLWKEKMLQATENKRKEKRRQKQEQKHIEDPTRGVKKVRKAHNRRQEWNMMAYDKEFRPDTRLTPSPYHGMSSEGSLSPDRSGMSDEHSYPASPSHPQEAGAAGADGKDTGPTQTQSLDRAYRPQASATTAAPRQHSLGRVQTHHGPPAADSSLNGPRPTAAKEYRGHQILEHFVPPAPPPPPPLIPSSQTAFDSTSGPPSLAPGTVVSFSRPYIPSPPTAPPSAYTASPSHAVMGGPPLAPPPPPPGPPTHTPSPSRIIHPSGESTLPRKGQVPLIPMSDARSDLLAAIRRGFQLRKVQEQREQEAKKEPVGNDVATILSRRIAVEYSESDEDSEPEENEWSD